A single Oncorhynchus kisutch isolate 150728-3 unplaced genomic scaffold, Okis_V2 scaffold660, whole genome shotgun sequence DNA region contains:
- the LOC109886551 gene encoding protein FAM83G, which produces MALSQVQCLDEHHINWRVTESKPEFFYSEDQRLALEALLTGGREAFSSYLSEHDLRHFLSEPELLRLARTVEAYRPGSEHLKAEAGAGSASPKEYDGGNGPLSLQYWPDRSEGSIPDLDLGWPDAVSYRGVTRVNVHTQPPADGQTHIKEVVRKTISQAQKVIAVVMDQFSDVDIYKDLLDAAYKRRVPVYIVIDTSAVSCFLDMCCRANMHQGHLKNLRVRCSEGVEFYTRSAQKVRGSLSQRYMLVDGDRAVTGSYSFTWSASRLDRNLITVLSGQAVETFDKQFRDLYMTSRGVSLAKVLLEEEPIPDLTPIATPAPVSAAVARKLINPKYALVTSQAKANNASPASSANDSSNKNSTTQNPLGRVLKPAREPVEAPPLHPGLANLEKAYLIPYLPTWPEPDPPRDVIGFINVRDASRPQQVHLQRSQQFETSQAIRFSSPFSLPEKPLPETATLRNTQHDKHTPDTQNPDTPDTQNPDTQNPDTPDTQNPDTQNPDTPDTQNPDTQNPDTPDTQNPDTPDTQNPNTPDINPSAPPVPKPRTLQLLISPAHSHQSGQPQVSLVPRTESQSGTPPASISQSETLMDTKSRHGQRDEKEEEEEWLEEEEWLEEGLEGRRGSSSHDDNGSTTALCDQTANNTSSDDLYYECNESDPTESSPVANGLTAELGRVGEGHRHGNGVNVMARFSQSMLDLRPHSQSDDRGVLMSQSQDRRGQQTRPQPHRHIGQLFQSSRSPGRDGRQRGRAKIVIAKPGSVHRSPLASCPAIGGHRYLQGQSLQPSDTRSSRSPRRHSPVYKGAGLSPGHASPRRASNPAGAMGVSFSKLTNQLLRGRYIASQTKASLDNKEVG; this is translated from the exons ATGGCTCTGTCTCAGGTGCAGTGTCTCGATGAGCATCACATCAACTGGCGCGTGACCGAGTCCAAACCCGAGTTCTTCTACAGCGAGGACCAGCGGCTCGCGCTCGAGGCTCTGCTGACCGGGGGGCGAGAGGCCTTTAGCAGCTACCTCAGTGAACATGACCTCCGACACTTCCTGTCTGAACCGGAGCTCCTGCGGCTGGCGCGCACCGTGGAGGCCTACCGGCCTGGAAGCGAGCACCTCAAGGCCGAGGCGGGAGCGGGCAGCGCGTCCCCGAAGGAGTATGACGGGGGCAATGGGCCACTGTCATTACAGTACTGGCCCGACCGCTCTGAAGGTTCTATACCCGACCTGGACCTGGGCTGGCCCGACGCCGTGTCATACCGAGGAGTGACACGTGTCAACGTGCACACGCAGCCCCCAGCTGATGGACAAACACACATCAAGGAGGTGGTCCGGAAGACTATATCACAGGCTCagaag gttatagcagtagtaatggatCAGTTTAGTGACGTTGACATCTACAAGGACCTGTTAGATGCGGCCTATAAGAGAAGAGTTCCTGTCTACATCGTCATCGACACATCTGCTGTCTCCTGCTTCCTGGACATGTGTTGTAGAGCCAACATGCACCAGGGACAcctcaag AACCTGCGTGTGCGATGTAGTGAAGGAGTAGAATTCTACACTCGCTCGGCTCAGAAGGTCCGAGgttctctcagtcagagatacATGCTGGTAGACGGAGACAGAGCTGTGACTGGATCATACAg CTTCACGTGGTCGGCGTCTCGTCTGGACCGGAACCTGATCACGGTTCTGAGCGGTCAGGCAGTTGAGACGTTCGACAAACAGTTCCGTGACCTCTACATGACCTCTAGGGGTGTGTCCCTCGCCAAGGTTCTGCTGGAGGAGGAGCCTATCCCTGACCTCACCCCCATCGCCACCCCCGCCCCGGTCTCCGCAGCTGTTGCTAGGAAACTAATCAACCCTAAATACGCCCTAGTTACGTCACAGGCTAAAGCTAACAATGCTAGCCCAGCTAGCTCTGCTAACGACTCTAGCAACAAGAACTCCACTACCCAAAATCCACTGGGACGGGTTCTAAAGCCTGCCAGAGAGCCAGTGGAGGCCCCGCCCCTCCACCCAGGACTAGCCAATCTGGAGAAGGCGTACCTGATCCCATACCTGCCCACCTGGCCGGAGCCAGACCCCCCCCGCGACGTGATTGGCTTCATCAACGTGAGAGACGCGTCCCGCCCCCAACAG GTCCACCTCCAGAGAAGTCAACAGTTTGAGACCAGCCAGGCCATCAGGTTCAGCTCTCCCTTCAGCCTACCTGAGAAACCCCTACCTGAGACTGCTACTCTACGGAATACACAGCACGACAAACACACGCCTGATACACAGAACCCTGATACGCCTGATACACAGAACCCTGATACACAGAACCCTGATACCCCTGATACACAGAACCCTGATACACAGAACCCTGATACGCCTGATACACAGAACCCTGATACACAGAACCCTGATACGCCTGATACACAGAACCCTGATACGCCTGATACACAGAACCCTAATACACCTGACATAAACCCCTCCGCGCCTCCAGTCCCTAAACCTCGCACCCTGCAGCTCCTCATTAGCCCTGCCCATTCTCACCAGTCTGGCCAACCACAGGTCAGCCTGGTCCCCAGGACTGAAAGCCAATCAGGGACACCGCCTGCCTCCATCAGCCAATCGGAAACACTGATGGATACCAAGTCCCGCCATGGGCAGAGAGacgagaaagaggaggaggaggagtggctCGAGGAGGAGGAGTGGCTGGAGGAGGGGCTAGAGGGGAGGCGGGGCAGCAGTAGTCATGACGATAATGGCAGCACCACGGCGCTATGTGACCAGACAGCCAATAACACGTCGTCTGACGACTTATACTACGAGTGCAACGAATCAGACCCCACAGAATCCTCGCCGGTGGCCAATGGGTTAACAGCAGAGTTGGGCCGGGTTGGCGAGGGTCATCGTCATGGAAATGGAGTCAATGTGATGGCGAGGTTCTCCCAGAGCATGCTGGACCTTCGGCCTCACAGCCAATCAGACGACAGGGGAGTTCTAATGAGCCAATCACAGGACCGAAGGGGTCAACAGACACGCCCTCAGCCACACAGACATATCGGACAG tTGTTTCAGAGCTCCAGGTCGCCAGGTCGTGATGGGCGCCAGAGGGGCAGGGCTAAAATCGTCATTGCCAAACCAGGAAGTGTCCACCGCTCGCCACTAGCATCGTGCCCTGCGATTGGAGGACATCGCTACTTGCAGGGCCAATCACTGCAGCCCTCCGATACTCGCTCCAGCCGGTCTCCACGACGACACAGCCCTGTCTACAAAGGGGCGGGACTTTCCCCTGGCCACGCCTCCCCACGCCGAGCATCCAATCCGGCAGGAGCTATGGGCGTGTCCTTCTCCAAACTGACCAATCAACTACTGAGGGGGCGGTATATAGCCTCACAGACGAAAGCGTCGCTTGACAACAAGGAGGTCGGCTAG